The Erigeron canadensis isolate Cc75 chromosome 4, C_canadensis_v1, whole genome shotgun sequence genome window below encodes:
- the LOC122598542 gene encoding wax ester synthase/diacylglycerol acyltransferase 11-like produces the protein MMSRELDDEPLTPAGRLFIQPETNIVVLGCLGTHEPLRVDDIKAVIADSMLAKHPRISSLLVVDKDGHEYWRKTEIDVDRHVIVCHDSIEGAKDDEDAVNIYMADLTVSSPLGTDKPLWEVHLLTSHKFAIIRAHHALGDGVSMLSYFLAMCRKADDPEKMPSMTSVVDPRGNHGKESIGKKLWRLLKVVWFTMVFVCDFIARALWVRDEMTVVSGGAGVELWPRKLVTSRFLIEDMKTIKNSIPKTTINDVLFGVVSCGLSKYLDTRPSKSLREGLRMTGVAMVNLRPQRFQDLEELMEDRSTGWGNKFGMLVLPTYYHKSGSDPLEYLRRAKTMIDQKKSSLESFFSYNFGHLVMTILGAKYASMLNYRILCNTTFSISNMVGPKEKITFAGHPIDNMRATQSSLPHAITMQMVSYAGTAYMQILVAKDLIPDPEVLAKCLEDALLEMKEAATSKIEGK, from the exons ATGATGAGCCGTGAGCTAGACGACGAGCCATTGACTCCGGCCGGCCGGTTGTTTATCCAGCCAGAGACCAACATTGTTGTCCTTGGCTGCTTAGGCACTCACGAACCACTCCGAGTCGATGACATTAAAGCCGTTATCGCTGACTCGATGCTAGCAAAACATCCACGAATATCAAGCCTTTTGGTGGTGGACAAAGATGGCCATGAATATTGGAGAAAGACAGAGATCGACGTTGATCGTCATGTCATCGTCTGTCATGACTCCATTGAAGGAGCCAAAGACGACGAAGATGCTGTCAACATCTATATGGCTGATCTGACTGTGTCGTCCCCACTGGGGACAGACAAGCCATTGTGGGAAGTTCATCTGTTAACTTCCCACAAATTTGCAATCATTCGTGCTCATCATGCACTTGGTGATGGGGTGTCAATGTTGTCTTATTTTTTGGCAATGTGTCGTAAAGCTGACGATCCTGAGAAGATGCCTTCCATGACATCGGTTGTTGATCCTAGAGGTAACCATGGGAAGGAATCCATTGGAAAGAAGTTGTGGAGGTTGTTGAAGGTGGTATGGTTCAcaatggtgtttgtgtgtgacTTTATAGCCAGAGCTTTGTGGGTTCGGGATGAAATGACGGTGGTGAGTGGTGGAGCTGGGGTGGAGCTTTGGCCAAGGAAGTTGGTCACATCAAGATTTTTGATCGAAGACATGAAAACTATAAAGAATTCCATCCCTAAAACA ACCATAAATGATGTTCTATTTGGTGTAGTTTCGTGCGGGTTATCAAAATATCTAGACACTCGACCATCTAAAT CGTTACGTGAAGGTTTGCGGATGACTGGAGTGGCCATGGTCAATCTGCGACCTCAAAGATTCCAG GATTTGGAAGAGTTGATGGAAGATAGATCAACAGGATGGGGAAACAAATTTGGTATGTTGGTGTTACCCACATACTACCACAAAAGTGGGTCGGATCCATTGGAGTATTTGAGGAGGGCAAAGACCATGATTGACCAAAAAAAGTCCTCCCTGGAGAGCTTTTTTTCCTACAACTTTGGCCACTTGGTGATGACCATCTTGGGTGCAAAG taTGCAAGCATGTTGAATTACAGGATACTCTGTAACACGACGTTTTCAATCTCAAACATGGTCGGTCCAAAAGAGAAAATAACTTTTGCAGGTCATCCGATAGACAACATGAGAGCGACTCAATCAAGTTTACCACAC GCGATTACAATGCAAATGGTGAGCTATGCAGGAACAGCCTATATGCAGATTCTAGTTGCCAAAGATCTTATACCTGACCCTGAAGTTTTAGCTAAATGTTTGGAAGATGCATTGCTTGAGATGAAAGAAGCCGCTACAAGTAAGATCGAAGGAAAGTAA
- the LOC122596020 gene encoding caffeoyl-CoA O-methyltransferase 1: MATNNYGETENETSNVETKTESTNGEHVSRHQEVGHKSLLQSDALYQYILETSVYPREPEPMKELREVTAKHPWNIMTTSADEGQFLNMLLKLVNAKNTMEIGVFTGYSLLATALALPEDGKILAMDINRENYDLGRPIIEKAGVAHKIDFKEGPAMPLLDEMIADGKYHGTFDFIFVDADKDNYLNYHKRLIDLVKVGGLIGYDNTLWNGSVVAPPDAPMRKYVRYYRDFVLELNKALAADPRIEICMLPVGDGITLCRRIN; encoded by the exons ATGGCAACCAATAATTATGGAGAGACGGAAAATGAGACGAGTAACGTTGAGACTAAAACCGAGTCAACAAATGGAGAGCACGTGAGCCGGCACCAAGAAGTTGGTCACAAGAGTCTCTTGCAAAGTGATGCTCTTTACCAG TATATACTTGAAACGAGTGTGTATCCAAGGGAGCCAGAGCCTATGAAAGAGCTTAGAGAGGTCACGGCAAAACATCCATG GAATATTATGACAACATCAGCCGATGAAGGAcagtttttaaacatgttattgAAGCTCGTAAATGCCAAAAACACCATGGAAATCGGTGTTTTCACCGGTTACTCTCTCCTCGCAACTGCCCTTGCTCTTCCTGAGGATGGcaag ATTTTAGCTATGGATATAAACAGAGAGAACTATGATTTGGGACGTCCCATAATAGAAAAGGCTGGAGTTGCTCACAAAATCGACTTTAAAGAAGGCCCTGCCATGCCTCTTCTTGATGAAATGATTGCCgat GGAAAGTATCATGGAACATTTGACTTCATATTTGTGGATGCTGACAAGGACAACTACCTTAACTACCACAAAAGGCTAATCGATTTGGTTAAGGTTGGCGGGTTAATAGGTTACGATAACACTTTATGGAATGGCTCCGTGGTTGCCCCTCCAGATGCACCGATGAGAAAATACGTAAGGTATTATCGAGATTTCGTGTTGGAGCTCAACAAAGCATTGGCTGCTGATCCAAGGATCGAAATTTGTATGCTTCCTGTTGGCGACGGAATCACCCTCTGTCGTCGGATCAACTGA